In Streptomyces capitiformicae, one genomic interval encodes:
- a CDS encoding Lrp/AsnC family transcriptional regulator, with translation MDAIDEKIIAELTRNARISHSDLAGKVLLSRNAVRQRVERLERQGHIAGYTIVRAGHDTGTVVSALVLVYRQDRMRGGDVLAALKRIPEVVICEILSGDFDIMVRLEAASLERVRSIWEDIAKMPGVRDTVTALTLSSIVNRPRGERRTTPQG, from the coding sequence GTGGACGCCATCGACGAGAAGATCATCGCCGAGCTGACCCGCAACGCCCGCATCTCGCACTCCGATCTGGCCGGCAAGGTGCTGCTGTCCCGCAACGCGGTGCGCCAGCGCGTCGAACGACTGGAGCGCCAGGGCCACATCGCCGGCTACACCATCGTCCGCGCGGGCCACGACACCGGCACGGTCGTCTCGGCGCTCGTACTCGTCTATCGCCAGGACCGCATGCGCGGCGGCGACGTCCTGGCCGCACTCAAACGCATTCCCGAGGTTGTCATCTGCGAGATCCTCAGCGGCGACTTCGACATCATGGTGCGCCTCGAAGCGGCCTCGCTGGAACGCGTACGGAGCATCTGGGAGGACATCGCCAAGATGCCCGGCGTACGCGACACAGTCACCGCCCTCACCTTGTCCAGCATCGTCAACCGCCCGCGAGGAGAACGGCGTACCACGCCACAGGGGTGA
- a CDS encoding helix-turn-helix transcriptional regulator — protein MAQVRLGNAHAAEEASRRAVRLAEASEERLWGSYAKWALGYVLWAHGDRQEGTALTRAALEILRGFNDYTGTAIALEVFTWITASQGDHERAAQLLGAAHALTRHSGIRDIEARPDSTYARHRARCEEVAISALGPAGYEKALAEGARHDSPARAIALALDTSTGADSGRTAPAATAPCPLSRRERQVAALVAEGMTNRQIAAQLVLSPRTVDGHMDSIMTKLGCSRRTQVATWWAANQVPTP, from the coding sequence ATGGCCCAGGTCCGTCTCGGGAACGCGCACGCTGCGGAGGAGGCCAGCAGGCGCGCGGTGCGGCTGGCGGAAGCATCCGAGGAACGTCTGTGGGGGTCCTACGCGAAGTGGGCGCTGGGCTACGTGCTCTGGGCACATGGCGACAGGCAGGAGGGCACAGCGCTGACACGGGCGGCGCTGGAGATCCTGCGGGGCTTCAACGACTACACCGGGACCGCGATAGCCCTGGAGGTGTTCACCTGGATCACCGCGTCCCAAGGCGACCACGAACGGGCGGCACAGCTGCTGGGCGCCGCGCACGCCCTGACCCGGCACAGCGGGATCCGGGACATCGAAGCCCGCCCCGACTCCACATACGCCCGGCACCGAGCCCGCTGCGAGGAGGTGGCTATCTCCGCTCTGGGCCCGGCCGGATACGAGAAGGCCCTCGCGGAAGGCGCCCGGCACGACAGCCCGGCCCGGGCCATCGCCCTCGCCCTGGACACGAGCACCGGGGCCGACAGCGGGCGGACCGCCCCGGCCGCCACCGCGCCGTGCCCGCTCAGCCGCCGGGAGCGGCAGGTCGCCGCGCTGGTCGCCGAGGGCATGACCAACCGGCAGATCGCCGCCCAGTTGGTGCTGTCGCCGCGTACGGTCGACGGGCACATGGACAGCATCATGACCAAGCTCGGCTGCAGCCGCCGTACTCAGGTCGCGACCTGGTGGGCGGCGAACCAGGTACCCACCCCGTAG